The Acetivibrio cellulolyticus CD2 genome has a segment encoding these proteins:
- a CDS encoding MBL fold metallo-hydrolase — MEMKCFSRGIFGSNSYIVWEGTEGVIIDAGVSDEEVMKFVVDNNIKINYIILTHGHIDHIYYADSLREQTGAKLIVHKNDNKALIDPNLNGSLMFGRDMAFNEADKTVEDGEIINVGDLKIEVIHTPGHSSGSMCLKIDGKLFSGDTLFYLAYGRTDLSGGSQKELDNSFRNKLLKLEDNIEVYPGHGNSTTIGFEKKNNPYIKSL; from the coding sequence ATGGAGATGAAATGTTTCAGCAGAGGGATTTTTGGTTCCAACAGTTATATTGTTTGGGAGGGAACCGAAGGAGTTATTATAGATGCTGGAGTATCAGATGAAGAAGTAATGAAGTTTGTTGTGGATAATAACATTAAGATTAACTATATTATTCTCACTCATGGACATATAGACCATATATATTATGCTGACAGTCTTCGTGAGCAGACTGGTGCAAAGTTGATAGTACATAAAAATGATAATAAGGCATTAATTGATCCTAATTTAAACGGAAGTTTAATGTTTGGGCGTGATATGGCATTCAATGAAGCTGATAAAACGGTGGAGGATGGAGAAATAATTAATGTCGGAGATCTTAAGATTGAAGTTATACATACCCCAGGACACAGTTCTGGAAGTATGTGCTTAAAGATTGATGGCAAATTATTTAGCGGGGATACATTATTCTACCTTGCTTATGGCAGGACTGATCTGAGTGGCGGGAGCCAAAAAGAATTGGATAACTCATTTAGAAACAAGTTATTAAAACTTGAAGACAATATAGAAGTTTATCCAGGGCATGGCAATTCAACTACTATTGGCTTTGAAAAGAAAAACAATCCATATATAAAATCTCTATAG
- the dtd gene encoding D-aminoacyl-tRNA deacylase: protein MRAVVQRVAYSKVTVDGDVTGEIQKGLNVLLGIGQEDSEKDIEYLAEKIINLRVFEDSSGKMNLSLLDVNGELLIVSQFTLYGDCRKGKRPSYDKAARPEIADGIYNKFVDYCKQYGIKVQTGKFQAMMMVEIQNDGPVTLLIDSKKEF, encoded by the coding sequence ATGCGGGCAGTAGTTCAAAGGGTTGCCTATTCAAAGGTGACTGTTGATGGTGACGTGACAGGTGAAATACAAAAGGGGTTAAACGTGTTGTTAGGCATAGGCCAGGAGGATAGTGAGAAGGATATTGAATATCTGGCTGAAAAGATAATAAACTTAAGAGTTTTTGAGGATAGCAGCGGAAAGATGAACTTATCCCTTTTGGATGTAAACGGAGAGCTTCTGATTGTATCGCAGTTTACACTATATGGTGACTGCAGGAAGGGTAAGAGGCCAAGCTATGATAAAGCTGCAAGACCGGAGATTGCTGATGGGATATATAATAAATTTGTAGATTACTGCAAACAATACGGTATAAAGGTTCAGACAGGGAAATTCCAGGCAATGATGATGGTTGAAATACAAAATGACGGCCCTGTTACATTATTAATTGATAGTAAAAAAGAGTTTTAG
- a CDS encoding RelA/SpoT family protein has protein sequence MSDGYSRLVKKISKYNPNCDFTLLEKAYLISREAHDGQQRVSGEPFIMHPMEVANILAELELDCTAIVAGILHDTIEDTTYTYEQLKDKFGEEVALLVDGVTKLGKIPYTTKEEQQAENLRKMFLAMSKDIRVILIKLADRLHNMRTLKYMAPEKQIEKAKETLEIYAPLAHRLGISKIKWELEDLCLRYLDPKGYYDLVDKIAKKRREREAYIEQIVLTLKERIAELGIEVRLDGRPKHFYSIYRKMEQQTKTLDQIYDLFAFRIIVSSVKDCYAVLGLVHEIYKPMPGRFKDYIAMPKPNMYQSLHTTVIGPEGVPFEIQIRTWDMHRVAEVGIAAHWKYKEGSKGDSDDNKLAWLRQLLDWQKEMRDPNEFMETLKVDLFTDEVFVFTPKGDVFSLAASSTPIDFAYSIHSAIGNKMVGAKVNGKIVPIEYELKNGDIVEILTSSNVHGPSRDWLKIVKTSQARNKINQWFKKEKREENIIRGKEMIEKELKKQGLTYSQLFKPEWVEILLRKYTFNTMDDLNAAIGYGAMTANKIISRLKEEYRKTLKVEDLALQTAETVSQKPNQNRKSIPENGVVVKGIENCLVRISRCCNPVPGDDITGYITRGRGVSVHRSDCANVTNNIDGDTRLIDVDWYMANNNVSYNAEVTVLANDRTALLMEITNVIGESKIPLKAINARTTKDQIAVMNLTMEITNTEQLEKIIKKLKKVDGVFEVTRSKQ, from the coding sequence ATGAGTGATGGTTACAGCCGTCTGGTAAAAAAAATAAGCAAGTATAATCCTAATTGTGACTTTACATTGCTTGAGAAGGCTTATTTAATCTCAAGGGAAGCTCATGATGGGCAGCAAAGAGTTTCAGGAGAGCCATTTATTATGCACCCTATGGAGGTTGCAAATATACTGGCTGAATTGGAACTTGACTGCACTGCTATAGTTGCTGGCATTTTGCATGATACAATAGAGGATACCACTTACACATATGAACAGCTTAAGGATAAGTTTGGGGAAGAAGTGGCATTACTTGTAGACGGTGTAACCAAATTAGGTAAGATCCCTTACACAACAAAAGAGGAGCAGCAGGCTGAAAACTTGAGAAAAATGTTCCTTGCAATGTCAAAAGACATCAGGGTAATACTTATAAAGCTTGCCGACAGGCTTCATAACATGCGGACTTTGAAGTATATGGCTCCGGAAAAGCAGATTGAAAAAGCAAAGGAGACTTTGGAGATATATGCTCCTCTTGCACACAGGCTTGGTATATCCAAGATCAAATGGGAGCTTGAAGACCTGTGCTTACGGTACTTAGATCCCAAAGGTTATTACGATCTGGTAGATAAGATCGCAAAGAAGAGAAGGGAAAGAGAAGCCTATATCGAGCAAATTGTTTTAACTCTCAAGGAAAGAATAGCAGAGCTAGGTATTGAAGTGCGTCTGGATGGCAGACCCAAACACTTTTACAGTATATATAGGAAAATGGAGCAGCAGACAAAGACACTCGATCAAATATATGATCTCTTTGCTTTTAGAATTATTGTAAGTTCTGTTAAAGATTGCTATGCCGTTTTAGGACTTGTTCACGAGATATACAAGCCTATGCCCGGCAGGTTTAAGGATTATATTGCCATGCCGAAGCCTAATATGTATCAGTCACTGCATACAACAGTTATAGGCCCGGAAGGAGTTCCTTTTGAAATTCAGATCAGAACGTGGGACATGCACAGGGTAGCTGAAGTAGGGATTGCTGCGCATTGGAAGTATAAGGAAGGTAGTAAGGGTGATAGTGATGACAATAAACTGGCATGGCTGAGGCAGCTTCTGGATTGGCAGAAGGAAATGCGTGATCCCAACGAGTTTATGGAAACTCTGAAGGTTGATTTGTTTACCGATGAGGTTTTTGTTTTCACTCCAAAGGGTGATGTTTTTAGTCTTGCAGCAAGCTCAACTCCAATAGATTTTGCCTACTCCATACACAGTGCGATAGGTAACAAGATGGTTGGAGCAAAGGTAAATGGGAAGATAGTTCCTATAGAGTATGAACTTAAAAACGGTGATATAGTTGAAATTCTCACTTCTTCAAATGTCCATGGACCCAGTCGTGACTGGTTAAAGATAGTTAAGACTTCTCAGGCGAGAAATAAGATAAATCAATGGTTTAAGAAAGAAAAAAGGGAAGAGAATATCATAAGGGGTAAGGAAATGATAGAAAAGGAGCTTAAAAAGCAAGGCCTTACCTATAGCCAATTGTTCAAACCCGAGTGGGTCGAAATATTACTGAGAAAATACACATTTAATACAATGGATGATCTTAATGCCGCAATAGGTTACGGGGCAATGACTGCCAATAAGATTATATCCAGACTTAAGGAAGAGTACAGAAAGACTCTCAAGGTAGAAGACCTGGCCTTGCAGACAGCAGAAACAGTTTCACAAAAGCCAAATCAGAATAGAAAGAGTATTCCTGAAAATGGAGTGGTCGTGAAGGGGATAGAAAATTGTCTTGTTAGGATATCAAGGTGCTGCAATCCTGTGCCAGGTGATGACATAACCGGTTATATAACCCGGGGCAGAGGCGTTTCTGTTCACAGATCCGATTGCGCTAATGTTACAAACAATATTGATGGCGATACAAGGCTCATAGATGTTGATTGGTATATGGCAAACAATAATGTATCCTATAACGCGGAGGTAACTGTCCTGGCAAACGACAGAACAGCCTTGCTTATGGAGATAACAAACGTGATTGGGGAATCCAAAATTCCGTTAAAAGCTATAAATGCCAGGACCACGAAGGATCAGATTGCTGTGATGAATCTTACCATGGAGATAACAAACACCGAGCAGCTTGAGAAGATTATAAAGAAGCTCAAAAAGGTGGATGGCGTATTTGAGGTTACAAGAAGCAAGCAATAA
- a CDS encoding adenine phosphoribosyltransferase: MDLKSKLREVADFPKEGINFIDITTVLQDGEALKDCIDQMIQKIQGFGDFDVVVGPESRGFIFGTPIAYAMGKGFAPIRKKGKLPYKTIGVEYQLEYGTDKLEMHIDAVKKGDKVVIVDDLLATGGTTESNIKLVEQLGGEVVGIAYFIELSFLNGRDKLKGYKVQSIVEY; this comes from the coding sequence ATGGATTTAAAGTCAAAATTGAGAGAGGTTGCTGATTTCCCAAAGGAAGGGATTAACTTTATTGATATAACTACCGTACTTCAGGACGGTGAGGCGTTGAAAGACTGTATAGACCAGATGATACAAAAGATACAGGGTTTCGGGGACTTTGATGTTGTCGTTGGACCTGAATCAAGAGGATTTATATTCGGGACGCCTATAGCTTATGCTATGGGAAAAGGTTTTGCTCCCATAAGAAAGAAGGGGAAATTGCCTTACAAGACTATAGGTGTAGAGTATCAACTTGAGTATGGAACTGATAAGCTCGAAATGCACATTGATGCAGTAAAAAAGGGTGATAAAGTAGTTATAGTAGATGATCTGCTTGCAACAGGAGGTACTACCGAATCAAATATCAAGCTTGTTGAACAGCTTGGAGGAGAAGTAGTAGGGATTGCTTATTTTATAGAGCTTTCATTCTTAAATGGCAGAGATAAATTGAAGGGATATAAAGTTCAGTCTATTGTGGAGTATTAA